DNA sequence from the Lycium barbarum isolate Lr01 chromosome 5, ASM1917538v2, whole genome shotgun sequence genome:
tgtttattttttaaaatatatttttctttttatattatttatctttcattttctttcttctcaatCTCAACCTCTACTTCTTGTGGtttcatgtaattgctcgtacttttttttttgttttatattattaatttagcataaccgtgctattattctaatttttgaaactacacatcttaatattagaaagaatgagtcattaacaaacttacATATAATGAGTGACGTTATTATAGTAGAATTTCTTTacgaatgaggttatagactttttttttcttttaaattatatttacttaagtcACACTGGAACTTACTTAtttaatgttggaatttgacataagagtattatgttaaactttttattttggattttgaatttaggttatattttcgattttaatttatttgatttagtactattgacttgttatttcataTTGCaggttgtttatttttcacttacaattgatagatttttttgtcaaacattttaTTAATGTtacggcattatatttataaatattcttttttgtCAAACGTCCcatccatgatgttctcacaaaaaaagtctggttttaagttttataattaattaaaattaaaatattattcatttgataaatatatatatatcaattttttttttacaatattagttacaaatatatgattattaattaatatattttcaagaaacaatgtgttattaaataactaatttaatatcatttataaaggcacatatttttaatattaattttaaatttttgataattaaattttatttttaaattaaacaaactgtgtaattacacttgtgcaaccaaacagcacgtttttaattacactgtaattatattatgacaaacaaacaggtcgttgtagttacaatactgtgtaattacaaGGCTATGTAATTACTAATCTAGTAAGGGCAGGGCAGGCCGATGCACTAAGCTCTCGCTATGcgcggggttcggggaagggccggaccacaagtgTCTATtctacgcagccttaccttgcatttctgcaagaggctgtttccacggttCGAactcgtgacctcctggtcacatgtcAGCAACTTTATCAATTACGTCAAGGCTCCCTttctaccctagtaattacaccaattccaattatcaagtggctttccaaacagacccttgaAAGTGTTAAAAGGTACTTTCCCGTTCCAGACGATGTTACACATTTTTTAGGCAGTAAAATGAATGACGTACTTTTAAATTGAAAATAATAAACTTTACACTTATGATTTTATCTTTAATGAGAAGTTTTATAAACACACAAAAAGTTATGGtcagtattttaaaaatataatagcCAAGATAATTTTTAAAATGAATTCTTCACCCACTTCATCATCATCTCCATCTATTAGACCTCCCACCCTCAACTAATATTTGCActgatttttatttatatatttcaaAGGAGAAGGGTATAAAAGTGTAAGAGCAACGACAAAAAATTGATAAACTAAGAGCAATGACAAAAATTTGATAAAGTTACTTCAGAAATATAGTACTATGAAATCTCATCCTACCAATTTCTACATaatcatgtaaaaaaaaaactatttatggcagtgttattttctatgagagttactttatttatttatatattttaggaaAAATCAATACAACATGATAACatgaagtttatatatatatatatatatatatatatatatatatatatatatatatatatatatatatatatatatatatatatatattttctatgagagttactttatttatttatatatattaatttttagtcaaatttcgtaatatgaacaagccacttggcaacaaattctatttgcattaattataaaagaagttattaattgtagttcaaaatattacctaatttaataatctactactactactattactactactactaataataattaataataataataatactaataataataataataatgaactcacgtaatatactcatacgatattatcaacaccaTATCCACATAGGTAAATAACGATTCTGGGGTAAAAATGCATTGATTAGCCATTGGCACTTGATGTGAAAACTTATGGGGAGAAAAGTCAATGCTCAACACGGGGTGCATTAGCATTGTACAACAAAATTGAATTACATAGTAAGTTAATGTCGGGGGTGTTCGGAAATGATTTGAATTATTTACAGTGTTAAAAGTTGGTAAGTTTGGTGAATGCTTTATTTGGATACAAAAGTTTATACTTCCTCTGTCACAATTTATGTATACTTTTCGTTTTTCGAGATTTAAACTGCATGAATTTTGACCATCATTTTAAGATGTCTTTTTTTTCCCACCAAATGGATATAATAAAAGTTACAACTTAtaatacttttcatgtagttttcaaaaatataaattttaattttaaaatattgagttaattcaatttagcttcaaaatttagtcaaattaactctcgaaaagtgagagtatcacataaattgagatgaagGAAATAACTGACATGCAAGGAAATAAGAGATTTAAAAAAAGGTAAGTTAATAATTAAGAAAAATCATCGCCGTTAGGTAGTAATTTATCAATAAAATAGTACCACACGAGGTCAATATACATAAGCGATAAAGAAAATGCAAGGAGTGTTAACGGAATAGAGAATATGATTATTGTAGAGATCATGGGAATTGATATTTAGGAATACAATATGGATCTTTCTTAAGTTTAATAGGTTTTGTTTGTTTTAAAACAATTTAAATATTTCTCTGACAATGTTTATCTCTTTTTTCTCAATTTAGGTTATCTTTTGGATCCTATTTTTGGGTTGAATGTGAAAGTTACAACTGGTGTAACTAGGAAGGTTAATATATTTGTTCTTAATAAGAGATGCTTTTATTTGTCTATAAAATTAGTTCCCAGTTgtattaaggaaaaaaaaaagggttgatTCAGAGTATGATGTGGTTCGTTGGTTTTCCAGGATAGGTTTATTTGTATTTGATAATCGCAGTGACATGAGAAGTATTATACTTTGTAAATATCAGGAATTACTTGAACACTAAATTGGCTACCACATAAATCACATTTAAATTATTAATATTCTTATAATTTTGTCCGCGCATCTCGTGGGTATGTATACTAGTTATACCCATAATAAAAAATCATAATCTATagcaaaaatatttttaaaacaataaaataaaatttaatgccCGGGGCGTACGCTTTTACTCCCAGGGGTTGCACTTTTGAGCTCGGGACTTGCACCCCAAATTCTAGGGTGTACGCTCTATGGATCTACACCTTTCATTTGCGCCCCAGAgcgtttttggtacgccccgcccctGGACTCACCCCAAAAATGCCTTTAAAAACACATTtaagatcataaatttcaaaagttttataGTCGCACAAATGTTATGTTATTCTATGTTACATAAATTGGAACGACAAATATATATGACGAAATTATTAATTGTAAGGAAATTATTCAGGGGCCAAAGTTCACCCACCAAATTATAAATAAATCATAATATCACAAgtttgaatttctttttcttcttaactatgtgagaaaaatgcctTTCTAGTCAAGGATTTTCTCAATTCTATACGCCTCTTTATAGTTTATTCTACTTTCTCCGTCTCTTTTGCAATTAATTTCTTCATCTGTAGGAAGGAGAAAATTCATCTTTGACTAGTCTAGCTTTTATGACAAATACTAAATAATTATGTTTAAATTCTTCCAGCAAATGTAGAAGGCATGGGTAGAAGACAGTCACTCCATAATAGATATTTTTCTTTTAAATGATTTATTAGGTTCAAGGGACAAGAGAAAAAAACACTACGAAaggattagaaagaaaaaaaaaaaaaagatattttccTTGTCagaagaaaataatttcttgAGTGCATGAATCGAAAATATTAATTCCCATTGCCAAAATCTGACTCACTTCCTATCTTAATTAATGAGACCTTTAGTGAAACACGGAAACATGAATAAAAATGGGTTAAACATCTTTTGAagttggacaaaaattaaagaatgTGACACTATATATACACGTATAGTTTAAATCGATATTGACATTTCAAAGCTGAATTTTCTTTGACAAGTAAAATCACTAGTAAGGATAACTTTACTGGAAAATATATGTAAGTCCAAAAAATAGGGGAAGTAGTATAAGGTTAGATGGGGCGACAATAGAATCTCAGGTACACACCTTGATTTGTTTTTCTCaattattttcattgatatctaGGCATTGACCTGTAAATATCATTATTATTCATGTTACTATCTAtctatttgtttatttatttatcttccttttttttttctttttttttttttgtggttgatGATGGAAAAGTTGTCCCTTGTTAAAATTCAAATCTTGACCCCGTCGGCACCGCCGGCGTTGAGCCACGTGGCTATCCCACCTGCACTCTAGGACGCTGCCGGCATCTACTGTTGATGACGTCATGTTGATAAAATttgttaaatatattttttagtttttgagATATAATATACTTAATGCAATTTGAGATTTTATAAGTTACTATAAACTGATCACCTAGCAAAAGTTTGAGTGGACCCTTAGGATTTGGAAGAGGTATAGAAGACCAGCTTAAAATTGAATGTGACATGTAAATAAGAAAAGTAGTAATAACTTTTTATATtgataatataaataaatattatacGATTAGGTTATCTAAAGGTCTACTCTTACCTATATAAATTTCGTAAGAAGCAGAATTATTCTAAAGCTCAAATAAAGGAGGATAATTGTTGTAAAGTGACGACTAGAGTAAAAAAGGTCTAATATGGTAATTCTTCTGAATACTAGAGGATTAATATAACTGACTTTAAGTTGAGAATTGGTAGATTGATCAATATATTAAGGTTACATCTCTTTCGTTTTCACAGTTCGCCATACGAAATTCACATGAAATTACACTCAATAATTTTGTAATTGGGTGATCTTGAACTTTCGATTTCCACTTGCTCCATGGGAAAACCTTAAAGGTTAAAAGTCAAAACTTGTTAAAACTTCAGTTTTATCCATGCGGCAAGCAAAACTGAAGTTTTATCCATGAAGCAAGCAGAGTCAAAAGTTCAAGATCATCCACCACTAAGGCCATTCTTTGTCAATCACCCTGAAATCTATTGGCTCGTTTAATCGGATTCGTGCTATGTATGACCTATTAAAAGGGAAACCGCTCCTTATCAGGAGTTCTTCATTTACATGGCACGAACACGAGACCTCTAATTAAAGGAGGAGATATCATCAAGTATTATTTTTCTCAGAGCGGAAGTGATCAAGAGACGTTCTTATTCAAAACCACTCAAAATATTGAAGAATTGCTCGACGTTCTTGGCAGATCAAATATATCACAAGGAGATCCAAATCATCCTACGTTAGAGAAATACGCTACTGAAGGCCTTCGAATCACATAAAAGATTTAAGAGACTAGGGAATACACAAAATGGTCCTCACATCTTGACAAATAAGATCACGgttttattataaaaaaaaaagggaggaaaTATTTCATCCATCCCACTAAACTTGACGGTAATTAAGGTCACTTAATAGCAAAATGCGGTTAATTGAGTACAATAATCATGATTTAGTAAACTGAAAAAGTGAGCATCCTTGATTAGTGTCTGTGTAgataacacattttttttttaatattatattttggGTGGCATATATAACTATATAAGTTAGTTGGGAGGGGACTGCTGTGCTAGCTTGAGTGAGACCTATTTTACCATATACACAAAGGAGGTGGTCACTGACTGGAAAGAGACTCTTGTCTATTACATATCCTCCTTTCCTTCCTTCTTCCTTCTTATCCATCTTCTTTTCTCTccatcttcatcttcttcttcttctgaggaatcAAACATCATTGAGAAAGTGAATTAGAATAATGGGGAATTGCCAGGCTGTAGATGCAGCTGCACTAGTAATACAACATCCTAGTGGAAAGATAGACAGGATGTATTGGCCTATGACTGCTAGTGAGGTTATGAAAATTAACCCTGGTCACTATGTTTCTCTCATCATTCCTCTTCCTCTTTCCCCCTCCGATGAGAAGTCCGATGAAAAAACCGTTCGATTCACCCGTGTTAAGCTTCTCCGGCCAACGGATACTCTAGTTCTTGGCAGAGCTTATAGACTTGTTACAACTCAAGGTATATTTGTGATTCAAGTTCACAACTTTATTTGCTACTTTTTGTACTCAGAAGTTTTGTTATACTAATTCCTTTTTCCTGGTTACAGAGGTGATGAAGGTATTGAGAGCTAAGAAACATGCAAAGATGAAGAAGAATCAGCCAGAGTTGCAAGAAAATCAGAGGTCAAGCTGTGAAGTTGAAGGTGGAAATTCTGAATCAGATAAGAACAAGGTAACACTTTTGAACCAATCACTTGTATGCTTAATTTTGCTTTGTCTTTTTCTTAGAATCATCTACGTAAAAACAGAACCACAGGAGGAAAAAGGATAGCACAACCACCATCGCTTCAATTCTTTTTAGTGATGTACTTTTTACCGTTAAAGATTCTCTATAACATTAAAGAGCAATCAACAAGGAGAAAAAGTCAAATGCATGGTGAATTAGCACTTCTTTATATATATAAACTTATATCTCTGTCTTTCAAGATAATTCTCTATTCATTTAAAGAAACTTAAGGATGAGATATAAAACTAGATGAAAAACAATTCCAAGATATCAATAACTGATAGGGAATTTGAGAACCTGAGTTGACTAATATAAGATGGTATGGTTTACTAATTA
Encoded proteins:
- the LOC132641402 gene encoding uncharacterized protein LOC132641402, whose product is MGNCQAVDAAALVIQHPSGKIDRMYWPMTASEVMKINPGHYVSLIIPLPLSPSDEKSDEKTVRFTRVKLLRPTDTLVLGRAYRLVTTQEVMKVLRAKKHAKMKKNQPELQENQRSSCEVEGGNSESDKNKGMRHEGHRQRPGTANLAAAARSKSWRPTLQSISESNS